TGGTGAACATTTCGAGGGAGACATTAGCTTCTCGCATTCGAGGGAAATCTACATGGCCTCTATCCCCTCGTTCATTCAAACTTCTTCCCCATAGAAGCGCATCGCAATGTAAGTCAGAGATAAAATCCAAGCGATTATATAAGGCTTGGGCTTCTGCTGAGACAGTATAAGGTGCAGGAGTTTTGACTGGATTGCGCTCAGACTCGATGTATTGAGGAACCGTATTGATCCCGATTAAATACAAAATGAAAAGCACTACCAAGGCCACTATAATTTTTTTCATAAGCTGGGGAATTGCTTATGAATATAGGAAAATTGAAACGAAATGGGTGTTCGTATCAGAATTTGTGGTGGGGTAATTTTAGGAGAAATCCTCGCCAGTTTTTACAGGGGGTAAGTCATTGTATTCTTCCATGGAAAAAAGCCGGGAACGAATGATAAATCGAATTCCCATTGGGATTTCAATTGAAAAGCTACTCCCTCTTCCCGGAGTCACATCGAGTGTGAGTTGTGTGTGTTTCCAATATTCAAATTGATCTCGACTCATAAAAAAGTCGCATCCATATACCTGACCCAGCCAGATGTCCTGTGCCCCGACTTTGAAGTCTCCTTTTTCAAAGCACATTGGAGCCGATCCATCACAACATCCTCCACTTTGGTGGAACATTAATTCCGAACCAAATCGTGTTCGTAACGTGTCTACTACTTTTTGAGCTTCTTTGGTAATTAGCACTCGTTGGATCATGGGGTGATGCTTAAAATGGTTAGAAAAAAAGGAAAGGCAGAAGAATGCTCCTGCCCTTCATTCAATAAACCCTGCTTTTTAGAAGAATCCTAGTTTCTCTTTGCTGTAAGAAATCAGCATGTTTTTGGTTTGACGATAGTGATTAAGCATCATCAAGTGGGTTTCGCGACCGAAGCCGGATTTTTTATACCCCCCAAAAGGTGCATGAGCAGGGTAAGCATGATAGCAATTTACCCAAACTCGTCCTGCCTGAATTGCTCTTGGGATTTGATATAATTCATGGGCATCTCTTGACCAAAGGCCTGCACCTAATCCATACATGGTGTCGTTTGCAATTGCGATTGCTTCTTCGGTTGTCTTGAATGTGGTAACACAGGTTACAGGTCCAAAGATCTCCTCTTGGAAAACACGCATTTTGTTATGGCCTTTCAAAATGGTCGGCTGGATGTAATACCCATTTTCTAATCCAGAGTTTAAGCCTGTTTTGGCTCCACCAGTCAGAACTTCTGCGCCTTCTTGTTTTCCAATTTCGATGTAAGAAAGAATTTTTTCATACTGATCATTGGAAGCCTGAGCACCCATCATGGTGTCCTCCGCCATTGGATGTCCTAGTTTGATGGCTTTAGTTCGAGCAATGACCCGTTCCATAAACTTGTCGTAGATGTCTTCGTGAACCAGGATTCTTGAAGGACAGGTACATACTTCGCCCTGATTAAGTGCAAACATTACAGCTCCTTCTACTGCTTTATCGAAAAATTCATCATCAGCATCCGCCACAGACTTCATGAATATGTTAGGGGATTTACCGCCCAATTCCATCGTGACAGGGATCAAATTTTCAGAGGCATATTGCATGATCAATCGACCTGTAGTAGTCTCTCCTGTAAAGGCAACTTTTGCTACTCGAGTAGAAGTGGCTAGTGGCTTTCCAGCTTCTAGTCCAAATCCAGAAACCACGTTGATTACTCCAGGAGGGACAATGTCTCCGATTAAATCCATCAATACCATGATACTGGTTGGGGTTTGCTCAGCAGGTTTCACCACTGTGCAGCATCCAGCTGCCAAGGCAGGAGCAATTTTCCAAGTAGCCATCAAAAGTGGGAAGTTCCAAGGGATGATTTGTCCAACCACGCCTAATGGTTCATGTAGGTTGATGCTGACTGTGGTTTCGTCGTGTTCAGACATGGAGCTTTCGTCAGCTCGGATTACCCCAGCGAAATAACGGAAATGATCCACGCAAAGTGGGAGATCGGCAGCACGAGTTTCTCGGATAGCTTTTCCATTGTCTAAGGTTTCTACCCGAGCCAATAACTCTAGATTGTCCTCAATGATGTCGGCAATTTTGAGCAAGATTCTACTGCGCTCTGCAGCTGCGGTTTTGGACCAACTTGGAAATGCGGCATGAGCGGCATCCAAGGCTTTTTCGATATCTTCCTTATTTCCTCTTGCAGCATGTGCGAACACTTTGCCGTCAATAGGTGAAATGTTTTCAAAATATTCTCCAGAGGAAGGAGCAACCCATTGTCCACCTATAAAGTGGTCGTATCTTTCTTTGATTAATGGTCTGTCTACCGGTTTGGCTTCGGAATACGTGAGTGTTTGCATAGTGTAGGTTTATTTTGGTGTTTTTCAAAATTCCCAACTATTCCTTCGAAAAAATGAACCTACATGCACATTAAATCTACCTAAAGTGACTTTTCTCAGGTTTTTAATTAAAATTACTTCCTACTTTTTGTCGAAATAAACCCAGCCTCCTTCGAAAAGAAAATAATTCATGGCCCAAAATACCTTTATCTCTGGGGTTCCCTGGAGGAATCCAAACGATCTGAAGACTTTGGTGGAAAACAAAACCACCTATACTTTGGATAACTGTGAGCTTAATATTTTTGAAACCCATCAATCTGCCGAGCAAGTAAATTTGGTGTTTGGGGATTTGGTGCTGACCACCATGTTGAAGGGGAAAAAGGTAATGCATCTTTTTAATAGTCCAGGCTTTGATTATCTCCCTGGCGAATCCGTAATCGTTCCGCCTAATGAGGTGATGAAAATCGATTTTCCAGAAGCTGAATGGGATAATCCCACTCAATGCATTGCACTTTCGATTTCGAAAGAAATGATCGAAAACACCTTTAACTTGTTAAATGAACGATTTTCCTCTAGGGTTTTAACCCAGGAATGGGGCTTGGATCTCTCGTATTTTCATCTGATCAATACCCAAGATCTTTCAGAAATTATAAACCGATTTATTCGAATTGGTGTGAAGGAGCGCTCTCGCGAAAAAGATTTGATTGCTTCATTGGCATTGAAGGAGCTTTTGATCAGACTTACTCAAACCCAAGCTCGTGATATGCTCGAAAAAACCTATAAGGAGCTTTCCTCTTCCAACCGATTGGGGCATGTGGTAAATTTTATCAAAGATAATATCCGGGAAAATATCCAGCTTGAAGAGTTGGCTTCCCAAGCTTGCATGAGTAAAGCGCATTTTTTACGGACCTTTAAACTCGAGTTGGGATTGACTCCGATGGAGTATGTACTTAAGGAACGATTAAAGTTGGCTCGACAATATTTACTGATCGGTGGGTTTCAGATTCAGGAAGTGTGTCATATGGCTGGATTTAATAATATCACGTATTTCATCCGTGCATTTAAGCAAGAATATGGAGTTACCCCCAAGTCTTATCAATTGGGTTTGAAAAAATAATCGAGAAATTTTTTACTGAAATTTTGATTATTTATTTGCTTTTAATACGTTTAAGAAACTTTTGCAAACAGAATTATCGCTCAACCCAGCACTTTGCCAAAGTTTATATGGTTTTAATCCATTAACAATAAACCCTGACTTGGGAGCCATTTTCAAAAAGGCTCCCTTTTTTTTGCTCTTCTTGAAATTGATTTTTGTCAAAAGTTTAAAAACCGGTTTAAAAATTCGATCATTTTCGGTTGAAAAATGTAAAAAGTGGAAAAACCGGTTTTTTATTTCTTGAAATCCTGAAATTCAGAAGATTCTGTTTTTAGGTTCAAAAACAAAAAAACCTTCCCGAAAATTTCGAGAAGGCTTTCCCATCTAATTAACCCTTTAATCCAAAATCATTAATTCATTGGCAATTCTTTCTTTGCCAAATAGAAATCTACCATTTCATAATCGCTAGCTTCTCGCTCGATCATTTCGCTTACTGTTTTTGGAGGTGGTACGATTGCCTTTTCCCCAGGAGTCCAGTTTAGGGGAAGAGCCACCTTGTATTTATCGGCTGTTTGAAGAGCAATCAGCGCTCGTTTTATTTCCTCCATATTCCGTCCCACATTCAGTGGGTAATACATCATAA
Above is a window of Algoriphagus sanaruensis DNA encoding:
- a CDS encoding aldehyde dehydrogenase family protein, whose product is MQTLTYSEAKPVDRPLIKERYDHFIGGQWVAPSSGEYFENISPIDGKVFAHAARGNKEDIEKALDAAHAAFPSWSKTAAAERSRILLKIADIIEDNLELLARVETLDNGKAIRETRAADLPLCVDHFRYFAGVIRADESSMSEHDETTVSINLHEPLGVVGQIIPWNFPLLMATWKIAPALAAGCCTVVKPAEQTPTSIMVLMDLIGDIVPPGVINVVSGFGLEAGKPLATSTRVAKVAFTGETTTGRLIMQYASENLIPVTMELGGKSPNIFMKSVADADDEFFDKAVEGAVMFALNQGEVCTCPSRILVHEDIYDKFMERVIARTKAIKLGHPMAEDTMMGAQASNDQYEKILSYIEIGKQEGAEVLTGGAKTGLNSGLENGYYIQPTILKGHNKMRVFQEEIFGPVTCVTTFKTTEEAIAIANDTMYGLGAGLWSRDAHELYQIPRAIQAGRVWVNCYHAYPAHAPFGGYKKSGFGRETHLMMLNHYRQTKNMLISYSKEKLGFF
- a CDS encoding AraC family transcriptional regulator, with amino-acid sequence MAQNTFISGVPWRNPNDLKTLVENKTTYTLDNCELNIFETHQSAEQVNLVFGDLVLTTMLKGKKVMHLFNSPGFDYLPGESVIVPPNEVMKIDFPEAEWDNPTQCIALSISKEMIENTFNLLNERFSSRVLTQEWGLDLSYFHLINTQDLSEIINRFIRIGVKERSREKDLIASLALKELLIRLTQTQARDMLEKTYKELSSSNRLGHVVNFIKDNIRENIQLEELASQACMSKAHFLRTFKLELGLTPMEYVLKERLKLARQYLLIGGFQIQEVCHMAGFNNITYFIRAFKQEYGVTPKSYQLGLKK
- a CDS encoding DUF779 domain-containing protein, whose amino-acid sequence is MIQRVLITKEAQKVVDTLRTRFGSELMFHQSGGCCDGSAPMCFEKGDFKVGAQDIWLGQVYGCDFFMSRDQFEYWKHTQLTLDVTPGRGSSFSIEIPMGIRFIIRSRLFSMEEYNDLPPVKTGEDFS